The window GTAAAGGTTTTCTCCCATACTTGATATTCCTGTAGCAAATAGTGGATATTGTCATAGAACACCCTGTCGTAATCAAAGTTGTTCCTTTGATACCCTTCCAAAATATAGGAAGTATCGGAGCGGGGATCGTAGAGTTCCAAGGTATTATTGTCCAAAGGGAACACTTCCAACAACCAAAGGCCGTTTACATCGTGGTCGATTTCCACCTGACCGCTAAAGGTGCCGTATGCACCAACATCAATACCCAATCCGTTACCTGTTTTTCCCAAACCGGAAAGATTGTTGTTGGCGTAAACGATGCCCCTATCGAACGAAATGGTAAACGCCCGTTGCAAAAAGGGCACTTCCCCACCGCCACGGGTTGCATTAATATCGATATACCAAAGGTCGTACGATTCCAAAACCAGGGCGGTAGTGATAGGTGGCTCCACCATCAGGTCATCTTCCACAATAACCTCGGTGTAGCAGGAACTGGCCAATATGCCTATCAGTAAAAATCCGAAAAGTAGTTTTCTATGTTTCATAATCGAGGTTTTAAGGTTCCCTATACCTAAACCAAGCAGCGTGCCAAATTTGTTAACTGTTTGATAATCAGCCATAAACATTCTGATTGATTTATTTTTTAGCTTTACAACCTAATTTGGATGCATGGGAGACAAACTTAATTTTGGGGTTTTTGGAGGTGGAAGCTGGGGTACGGCCATTGTAAAGATGCTGACAGAAAATTTAGCCCACGTACATTGGTACATGCGGAGCGATTCTGCGATTCGACATATCCAAAAAGAATGGCACAATCCCAACTATCTGAGCTCTGTGGAGTTTGATGTGGACCAGCTGGTAATGAGCCATGATATCAACACGATTGCTGAAGCATCCGATGTGCTGATCTTTGCGATTCCCTCCGCTTTTTTGGAAAGGGAACTCCAAGCTTTGACCGTTCCGTTGAAGGATAAAATTATTTTTTCGGCCATTAAAGGTATTGTTCCGGAAAGCGGCCGCATTGTTGGGGAGCATTTTAATGAAAAATACGGCATCCCTTTTGAAAATATTGGGGTCATTACAGGACCCTGCCATGCCGAAGAAGTGGCCTTAGAGCGCTTATCGTACCTAACCATTGCCTGCGCCGATTCCGATAAGGCAAAAATGGTGGCCAAACACCTGAAGAGCGACTACATCCGTACCAAAATATCGGACGACATCATCGGTACGGAGTATGCAGCCATGCTGAAAAACATTTATGCCATTGCTGCGGGCATAGCCCACGGACTGGGTTATGGGGACAATTTCCAAAGCGTGTTGATGAGCAATGCCATCCGCGAGATGAAACGTTTTATAGACCGAGTATACAAAATGAAGCGAAACATCAACGCCTCGGCCTACTTGGGCGACCTATTGGTAACGGGATATTCCACTTTTAGTAGAAACCGTATGTTCGGAAACATGATAGGTAAGGGCTACACCGTAAAAAGCGCCATGATGGAGATGAATATGGTAGCCGAAGGCTATTATGCTACCCAAAGCGCCCATAACTTGATGGAAAAACTACAAAAGAAGTCCAAAACTCCGATTATCAACGCCGTGTACCAAGTGCTCTACAAAAACAAGAACCCCAAAAAGGTGTTTGAAAAGTTGACGGAGAAGTTGGATTAACCCCGCTCCAACGAAAAATCCGAATGCTCGGTCAACTGGGTATCCAATTCTTTGGAAAAGGCTTCCATGTCTTGCGCAGAATAGTTATAGGCTTTTTGGAACTCCTCGAACACCGGCTCCTTGTATTTTCGAACGCTGTCAATGTCAAAATACAGTCGGCCCGTTCTTCGAATAAAAAAGTCCAGCGGGTTTAGGGCCATTTCGTGCGCCATGGCAAACTGGGCCTCTGCCCTGATCATACGTTCTTTGGGTTTTTTCCCTTTAATGTTGGCATACCGCTCCAAAATAGCTTCGGTTTGCTTACCGTAGGTGGTGACCAAGTACCAAGCGTGATAGAATTCAAATCCATCTTCTTTGAGATTGTCCAAGACCTGATCAATGTATTTGGTTACGTGCTTATACTTTTTAAAGTCGTTTCCACAAAGTGGGATTTTATCCGTGGTGCAAGCCTTCAATTCGGTTTCGTAATCTTCCTCCATTTTTTTGACGATACGGTTCACCACACGTTCGGCCATTTTGCGGTACCCCGTAAGTTTACCCCCTGCAATGCTGACCAATCCAGTATCTGAAGTAAAGATTTCATCCTTTCGGGACAATTCAGAAGCGGATTTCCCTTCTTCGTGAATCAAAGGACGAAGTCCAGCCCATGACGAAATAATGTCGTCCAACTCCAATTCAATGTCGGGGAACATGTTGTTTACGGCGGAAATCAAATAAATGGCATCGGCCAGTTCGGTTGTTACATGGTTCTTGTCGGCATTGTAATTGGTGTCCGTAGTGCCAATATAGGTGACCTTGCCGCGTGGGATGGCAAACATCATCCTGCCGTCGGGAATATCAAAATAAACGGATTGTTTTACCGGTAGTTTTTCCTTTGGAAATACCAAATGGACCCCCTTTGTCAGGTGCAATTGTTTTCCCTTTTTGGATTGGTTTACACTGCGCAGTTCATCCACCCAGGGGCCAGCAGCGTTGATGACGTATTTAGAAAATACGTTATACTCATCCCCGAAAACCTCATCAGTGAACTTTACCCCAGCTACTTGTTCATCCTTATAAATAAAATCGGTGACCTTGGCGTAATTGAACAACTGTGCCCCAAACTGAAGACTGGTCTTCAAATTTTCCATAGTGAGCCGGGCATCATCGGTGCGGTATTCGGCATAATAGCCCGCACCGTTCAAGATTTTTTTGGGAAGCAGCGGCTCCAGTTTTAGTGCTTCCTTCTTCTCCAGCATCTGCCGTTTATCGTCCCCAGAAACCTGGGCCAAAATATCGTACACCTTCAAACCGATGGAGGTCAACCATTTTCCATAAGACCCGCCCTCGATAAGCGGGAGCAACATTTTTTCTGGCAGCACCAAATGGGGTGCCAATTTGTGCACAATGGCACGTTCCGAACCCACTTCTTTTACCAACCAAAAATCGAATTGTTTCAAATAACGAAGCCCGCCGTGTATCAATTTGGTGGATTTGCTGCTGGTACCCGAAGCGAAATCCCCTTTCTCCAACAACAACACTTTCATGCCGCGAGAAGAAGCGTCCAGGGCAATTCCAGCACCGGTTATTCCCCCACCCACGACCACGAGGTCGTATGACATTTGAGCCGCCTTTTGCAACTGTTCCTTTCGATTTACGTTTGAAAAAACAATGTTCTCGCTCATGATTCTATTGTATTGAATTCGTATTCCCGTTCCACACGGCATACCCGGACTTTATACCAAGAATACCATTGCAGTCTGCCTTGTTTTTGCGCTTGTTTGTGGTCCAATTGGGCCTTCCAATTGGCAATCGCTTCCAAACTCTCCCAATAACTGACGGTTATTCCGACACCATCCCTAGCACTTTCTACATCCAAGAAACCCGGTTGTTTTCGTGCCAAGGTTTCCATTTCTTCCGCCATTTGCGCATATCCTTCGTCGCCTGGAGTTCTTAGGCTGGTGAAAATCACCGCGTAATATGGTTTTTGGGGATTCATTTAATTAATGTACTCCTTTTCCAAAAAATAATTTACCAAGGCTTCCTTCATCAAAACCGTTTGCTCCCCGGCCTTCAGCGGTGGGAGTTGTTCCTTGATTTTATAATGTGGCCATCCATCGTCATCAAAAAAGTCAAAATCATAATACCCATAAGGCTCCAACAGCCTGCAGATGGCGATATGCATCAGATTGACTTTTTCGTCCTTTTTAAATTTACGATGAAAATTTCCCAATTCCTGAACGCCTACCAAATAAATGATGCCATCCAGTTCCAATGGATCACCATCGGAAAATTGGGCCGACAGTTTTTGCACCAATAGCTCCCATCGTCCCCTTAATTGTTCGTCTCTTGCCATGTCTTTTGCAATGAGTACCAAAGGTACAAATCAATATTCTATATTTGTTAAAACCCGCGCATGAGCTTTTTGGATATCATCATAGGAATTCTTTTGATTTGGGGCCTGTACAAAGGGCTGAAAAATGGCTTGTTTGTAGAGCTAGCTTCTTTGGTGGCAATCATTGCCGGAATTTATGGCGCCATCCATTTTTCGTACATCACAGGGGATTATCTTGCAGAACGATTTGATTGGAGCGACCAATATCTTAAAATCGCTGCGTTCTTAATTACCTTTTTTGCCATTATCATTGTGGTGAACTTGGCAGGCAAATTCCTGACCAAGATTGCTGATTTTGCCATGCTCGGATTGCTCAATAAAATCGCCGGGGGTATTTTTGGAGCTTTAAAGGTGGCCGTTATCTTGGGTGCCTTTCTAATTTTCTTTGAAAAGCTCTCCTCTCCTCTCGGACTCATCAATGAAGAAAGCAAACAAGAATCCGTTTTCTACGAACCCATCAAGGAAATTGGAGCCTTGGTGTTCGCTTATGTATTTGATGACGAGGAAACCCTCCCCAAAGAAGAAGTCGAAGCTAGGGAGGAGATTATATGAACGGTACGCTTTTTCCGATGAATTGATAATCTTCCCATACCACGGCACCATCATTATTTCAGTATCCTGTATTTCAACGTGATAATCTACCCTGATGTGGAAATTTTATGGAAACGGGCAGGGTCTCCTTTAGTTTAGCAAACGAGAACATTAGGGAATTTAGAGCACTCCCGAAAACGACCCCGAGAAATGAAAAAATGTACGAGCACTTTGCTGATCGTAGGATTGGTATTGCTACTTGCAAGCTGTAGCAAATCATCGACAGAAGAATTGGAACAATTGTATACCGAAGCCAGTATTGGAAACGATAAAGTTTCTGTAGATCCCATAAAAATGGAAGAGGAACTGCTGGATTTGGTCAACGAATACCGAAATTCAATCGGTTTGGAGGCCTTGATCACAAGCGAACCAGCTTACAAATATGCTGAGGAACACAACAATTATATGATTTCCAAAAACAGCTTGAGCCACGATAATTTTGAAGAACGTGCCGCCAGCATTGCAGCGGAAACCAATGCACAAAAAATTTCAGAAAATGTGGCCCGTTTCTACGCATCCGCAGAAAAAACTATGGATGCATGGGTGGCCAGTGCCTCCCATAAGCAAGCTCTTGATGGGGACTTTACCCACACTGCCCTTAGCGTGCAGTTGGACAAGGACGGAAGACCTTACTATACCCAGATTTTTATAAAGATAGACTAATGTAACCCCGTATAACTCACAGCAAGACCCGCCTATGGTGGGTCTTTTTTTTGAATTGCTATGTTGCCACGAGAGATTTTTTTACCTTTCATAAAATCTTTGAACATGGCAATAAAGGCACCTTTTAATCTCAACAAATGGGTAGAGGAAAACCGTGAGACCCTAAAACCTCCGGTGGGCAATAAAAATTTGTACAAAGAATCGGGTGATTACATTGTGATGGTGGTCGCCGGTCCCAATGCTCGAAAGGATTATCATTATAACGAGACGGAGGAACTTTTTTATCAATTGGAAGGACAGATCGAAGTGCATATCCAAGAAGATGGACAAAAAAGAACCATGGAACTGGGACCCGGGGATATGTACCTACATCCGGCCAAAGTGCCACATTCACCCGTTCGCAAGGAAGGCTCTATTGGTTTGGTCGTGGAGCGCAAGCGCATGGACCTCGATGCCGAAGATGGACTGCTTTGGTTTTGCGATAACTGCAACAACAAACTGCATGAGATTTATTTTAAACTACATGACATTGAAAAGGATTTCTTAGGTCATTTTAAGCACTTTTACGGTTCGGAAGAACTGCGCACCTGCAACAAATGTGGTACAGTAATGCCCGTTGATGAACGATTTGTAGCCAAAGAAGAATGAGCCTCCTTATCGCAAAAATCATCGTTGCAATTGTGGCCCTGCTCCATCTGTACTTTCTATGGCTGGAAATGTTTGCATGGACCACTAAGGCAAAAAAGGTGTTCCGCAGCTTTCCGGAAGAGCTTTTTGAGCCCACAAAAACACTGGCGGCGAACCAAGCGCTGTACAATGGTTTTTTGGCTGCAGGACTTATCTGGTCTTTGTTGATCAAAGATGGAGCTTGGCAAGTGTATGTAGCCCTCTTCTTTTTGGGATGTGTTGCCGTAGCTGGAATCTACGGTGCGGCTACCGCTTCAAAAAAAATATTTACGGTACAGGCACTCCCTGCTTTGGTAGGAATAGCACTTTTATTGGTGCACCTATTCCTGTAAACCGTTTATTCTCTTCAAGATTATTCGTAATATTGTGAAAATATAACAATTCACTTGTAAAAAGTTATAAATGTCAAAAATCGCAACTGCATTTGGAATCAAAGAGGCCCTGAAAGAATTAGGGCTAAATGAAATAAATAATGGTACTTCTACCGGAAAAGAATGGTTTTCCAATGGGGAATTCATTGAATCCTATTCTCCTGTTGACGGAGCACTTATCGGAAAGGTAAAGGCTACCTCTCAGGAAGATTACGAAAAGGTGATCACCACCGCCCAAGAAGGATTTAAAAAATGGCGAACCATGCCTGCGCCTCAACGTGGCGAGGTTGTTCGACAATTTAATGATGAGCTGCGCCGCCTAAAAGAACCGTTGGGAAAACTCGTTTCCTATGAAATGGGCAAAAGTTACCAAGAAGGGCTTGGCGAGGTACAGGAAATGATTGACATCTGCGATTTTGCCGTGGGACTTTCACGTCAATTGCACGGCCTAACTATGCACAGTGAGCGTCCAGGACACCGGATGTACGAGCAATACCACCCCCTTGGCGTGGTAGGTATCATTTCGGCCTTTAATTTCCCGGTCGCCGTTTGGTCTTGGAACACGGCATTGGCATGGGTATGTGGGGACGCCTGTATTTGGAAAGGTTCGGAAAAAACACCGATGACCTCTGTGGCCTGCCAGAACATTGCCGCTCGCATCTTTACCAAAAATGGGGTGCCCGAAGGTATTTCCTGTTTGATTACCGGAGATTATCACGTGGGAGAATTTATGACCAAGGACGAAAGGGTCCCGTTGATTTCCGCTACCGGTTCAACACGCATGGGAAAGATAGTTGCACAGACAGTAGCCGGACGTCTTGGAAAAACATTATTGGAACTCGGTGGTAACAATGCCATCATTGTTACACCCGATGCGAACATCAAAAATACCGTTATCGGTGCCGTATTCGGAGCCGTGGGCACCTGTGGACAGCGCTGTACTTCCACCCGTAGGTTGATTGTACACGAAGACGTCTACGATAAGGTAAAAAACGCCATTGTGGACGCCTACAAGCAAATACGCATTGGAAATCCCCTCGATGAGAACAACCACGTGGGACCACTCATCGATAAAGACGCGGTAAACAATTATTTGAATGCTTTGGAAAAGGTAAAAGCCGAAGGCGGAACTATTTTGGTCGAAGGCGGTGTGCTGGAAGGCGAAGGCTATGAAAGTGGCTGTTACGTGAAACCGGCGATTGCCGAAGCAGAAAACCACTTCGAGATTGTACAGCATGAAACCTTTGGGCCCGTATTGTACATAATGAAGTACAGTGGTGACCTTCAAAATGCACTGGATATGCAAAATGGGGTAAGACAAGGGCTTTCTTCTGCCATTATGACGAACAATTTAAGGGAAGCCGAACGTTTCCTTTCCGTAGAAGGGTCGGATTGTGGCATTGCCAATGTAAATATTGGTACCTCAGGTGCTGAAATCGGTGGAGCTTTTGGTGGGGAAAAAGAAACCGGAGGAGGCCGTGAAAGCGGTTCCGATGCTTGGAAAATCTACATGAGAAGGCAGACAAACACCATCAATTACACTACCGAACTGCCATTGGCACAGGGAATCAAGTTTGACCTATAAACATAAAAAGCCGCCCATTTTGTAAGTAACACGAAATGGGCAGTCTTTAAAACCAACTTAACTAACTCAAACTTAACTTTAAAACCCTATTTCAATGCCGGATCATTGTCGGGAGAAACAGGGTTCTTAAACTTATTGTCCACTCAAATTTCCATAATTTTCCTTAGGAATTTAAGAGGTATCGTATCAGTGGTCGCAAAAAGTGTATGGTTGGTACCATTTATTTTGTTTCTTGCCTTGGATTTTTCCTACAACTTCGTTTATTTTTTGTTGTCTTGTTGAATTTGAGGCAATTCCGTAGCGGATTTAAGATTTTTGTGCTATTTTAAAGTGCGGTTTTTGCCGCTTATTTGTTTGCCTATGGATTGGGAAAGTTCAACTATTTGGTATTGGGTCATCTTGGCATTTACGGGAATCATTGCAGGTATCCTAGGATACTTCTTTGGCAAATCCGATACTCCCCGAAAAATGGAGAAATCATTAGCGTTGAACGCGCTTGAAATTGAGAATGCCAAACTAAAGTCAGATTTGGACATCTGCCGGAAAAGGCTGGATTCGCACACGATTCAAACCAAGGAAATCCAACTTAAGGACATTGCACAAACCGCAAAGAGCGACTTCATATTTGATCCTGTTGAGGCCAAAGCTGCCTTTGGAAAAACCATAAAGGAAAACGATTTAAAGCTTATCGAAGGGATTGGGCCCAAAATCGAGGGACTGTTCCATAATTTCAAGATTACCACTTGGAAGGATTTGGCCGAAATCTCCGCCGACAAGTGCCAGGAAGTGCTGGATTCGGGCGGTAAACGCTACCGCATTCACGATCCTGCTTCATGGCCCATGCAGGCCAAGATGGCCTACGAAGGTCATTGGGAACAACTATTTGAATGGCAGGAAAAACATCGCGCTGGAAAATATTGATCCAGCTCCTAGACCAACTGGTCTTTCTACATCATCCCGTTCGCTTCCACCCATTTAAACGTGTACTGTTCTTGCGAGAATTGCATGCGCTCCGAAATTCGTTGTAATCGCTCAGGCAACTTCATCAGGTACACCCTTGCCTTTTCCGCTTGGTCGGAAAGTCCCCTTAAATTACCGATATCCCAGTAATCGTTCAGTTTTTTCAAAATATCGATATAATCCTGGGCAGTATACACTCCCAATCGTTGGGCACAATTGGAAAATTGTTCAAAGGCCTCTCCAATACTTCCACCGGATTCCCTTAGAAAATGGGCGGGCATCACAATTTTCTTCTTCATCATATCGGCAAAGGCAAGTACCATTCCATCTGGGTCTTGGCCCATAATGGTCTTTACAAATTCACGGTATGCCAAATGGTGTCTCATTTCATCACCGGCTATAATCGTGCACATTTTTGCCAAAAGACCATTTCCTTTCTTTTTGGCCATTTTGCCCACTCTTTTGTGTGAGATGTTGGTTGCCAATTCTTGGAAGGTGGTGTACACAAAGTTTTTGTACGGGTCCCTATCGGTTCCAATATCGAACCCATCGGATATCAAATGTTGCGTTGTGATTTCAATTTCGCGCATGTTAACGCGTCCCGAAAGATATAGATATTTGTTCAATACATCGCCGTGACGGTTTTCCTCCGCAGTCCAAGCCCGCACCCACTTGCTCCAGCCATTATCCTTGCCGTTATGCTGGTCAATACCTTCCACATCCATCAACCAAGATTCGTAGGTAGGCAAGGCCTCTTCAGTAATGGTGTCCGCAACCAAGGTCACCCAGAAATCGTATCCAAGCTCTTTTGCTTCTCCACGAATTTTTTCGATGTCATCATAAAAGTGATCACTTCGCGAATCGGGCAAGAAATCGGTGGGTTGCCATATTTTTTCGGTTGGGATAAGAAATTCATCGATATACCCTTCTACTTTGGGTTCAATCGCCTGCATTACTTCCAATCTTACATTCTTTATCGACATAGTACGGGGTTTTTTACAAAGGTCTTTATAAAATATCGAAATCTTTTTAATTCCTTCCTCTTTCTCCGGGATAGAATGTGTGCACGGGATCGCTTTGCCAAAATTCCTTGGTCTCCACGTCCAACATGGTTAGGCCACCCTTGAACGCAGCACCCGTGTCCACATTCCAAACATTGGCCCTTTTGGTCGGTTCCACAAAACCGGTTTTGGACAAAGGGGTATGCCCAATAAAAACTTCGGTGTAATGGGTAAGCCTTTTAGGAAATTTAGGGTCTGTGGTTTCCAATTCAGGGTCGAGGGCCGTGGCAAGCTCCCAAAGAGTGCGGTCCCAATAAAAGGACTGCTCGAAATATTCATAGTCTATCCCCTTAAGATTTGTGTAGCCCGCATGCAAGTACAGTCGATTGTCGGCTGCAAGATGGTAGTTTTGCAGCTCCTCGTAAAAATCAAGGTGCACTCTCCACGTATCCTTATCTGCATTCAAATACGATTGCCGCGTGGCTTCGCCACCATGGGCCAACCATTGTGGATTTTCCTTCTGCTCAATAAGCCAAGCCTTGCAGAGTTCATCATGGTTGCCGCGTATAAATGTACAGTTATACTGATCTTTGAGTTGGATCAAATAATCAATGGTTTCCACGGCAGTGCTCCATCCATCCACATAATCGCCCAGAAAAATGATATGGTCCTCGGTCGACACCCTCGCTTTGTCCATCAATTGTTCTAAAGCCCTTACTCCTGAATGAATGTCGCCCACTACCAATGTCCGCATAGAAAAGTTTTTGACAATATTACACACAAATGATTGGCTGCTAAAAAATCATACCGGCTTTATCACGGATTTAACCCAGAATTCAAATAAACCTAACTGATTTTTGGACGTGGTATTATTTTCTATGTACCTTAGAATATTCCGAAGTACTATGAAGAAAGTATACTGTATTGGCGAACTGTTGATCGATTTTGTTGCCGAAAAGCAAGGGAGCGATCTCTCCAAAGCCACCCAATTTACCAAAAAAGCGGGCGGAGCACCTGCCAACGTAGCCTGTGCCATCGCCAAACTTGGCGGAAACGGCATTTTTATAGGTAGTGTTGGAAACGACCCTTTTGGGAAATTCCTTTTGGATACCTTAAAAAACGAAGGCGTCGACATTTCATTGGCCCAGCTTTCCGAAACCTTTACCACACTTGCCTTTGTTTCCCTTTCGGAAGACGGCGAGCGCGATTTTGTGTTCAGTCGGGGTGCAGACCAAGAACTCAGCTACAATCCAGACCTTAGAAAAAACCTCCCGGGTAACATTCTCCACTTGGGAGCAGCAACCGCTCTTTTGGGGGGACCTTTGGAAAAAACCTATACCAAATACTTGTTTGATGGGCTCACCAAGGAAATGTTCATCTGTTTTGACCCCAATTACAGAACAGATTTATGGAAGGATGACACGGAAACCTTTATTAAAAAATGTATGCCCTTTGTGGAAAAATCACATCTGTGCAAGTTCAGTTTGGAAGAAGCTCAACTACTTTCCGGAAAAGAAGATATCCATGAGGCTTGTGATGCCCTCCATAAGGTAGGGGCCAAAATCATTACCGTCACCATGGGAAAAGATGGCACACTCCTAAGCACCAATGGAACCAAAAAAGTAATCCCAAGTATTAAGGTCACCCCCGTAGATACCACTGGTGCCGGTGATGCCTTTATTGGGTGCCTATTGTACCAAATTTCTGATTTGGGCAATTTTGAGCCCGTTTTCGAAGATTTTGAACTGTTGGAAAATATGGTGGCCAAAGCCAATAAAGCTGGGGCCATCACCACCACAAACTACGGGGCCATTGTCGCCCTACCCACCAAAGACCAGCTTGAAGCATAAATGAACCAGGCCCAATTACACCGATTGCTCCCTCACAAAGGGAAGAGCAGCCAAGAGCTTTTTGATCAACGCTTGGCCACTAACCTCACCTTGATTCAAAAGCAGTTTTTTTCCTTATATCCGGAAGAACGCTACGCACCCCATTTTCAAAAGTTGCTGAAACTGCTCCCAAAATTATTTTTGGAAAGGCCCGAGGTCTTGAAATCACAGGATATCGCCCGATTAAAATCGGGAAACTGGTACCAATCCGAAAAGCTGATGGGCATGCAGTTGTATGTGGAGCATTTCAATAAGGACTTGAAGGGATTACAGGAAAAAATACCCTATTTGAAATCCTTGGGAGTCAATTTTGTGCACCTGATGCCCATCACTACCCGCCCAAAGGGCGAAAGTGATGGCGGCTATGCGGTGAACAATTATCTGGAAGTGGACCCAAAATACGGTTCCAAGGAAGACCTCCTGGAACTGACCACTGCATTTCGAAAAAACGGTATGTATTTGATGCTCGATTTTGTGGTCAACCATACCTCCAACGAGTTTTCCTGGGCCAAAAAAGCGAAAAAAGGGGACAAAAAGTACCAAGGCTACTATTACACTTACGAGGATTTCACCATCCCTGCCGAATTTGAAAAAACCTTGCCAGAGGTATTTCCCGAAACCTCGCCGGGCAATTTTACCTATATCCCCGAAATGGAAAAATGGGTGATGACGGTGTTCAACAGTTATCAATGGGACCTTAACTACACCAATCCAGAGGTGTTCTTGGAAATGTTGACCAATTTGGTGAAACTGACCGATATGGGCGTGGATGTGGTGCGTTTTGATGCACTCGCCTTTCTCTGGAAAAAAATCGGAACCATCTCCCAAAACCTTCCCGAGGCACATAATTTGATTTCCTTGTACCGCATGTGCCTTCAAGTGGTAGCTCCCGGTTCTATTCTATTGGCTGAAGCGATTGTAGCTCCTACGAACATTATCAAATACTTCGGGGAAGATGAAAAACAGGGCAACGAATGTGAAATTGCCTATAATGCTTCGTTGATGGCACTCTTATGGAATTCCATTGCCACCAAGAAAACCTCGTTGCTCTACAAAAGTTTGATGCACGTTCCATCAAAACCCAAAGACGGCACCTGGATCAACTACATCCGCTGCCACGATGATATTGGGCTGGGGTACGAAAACCACCTCATTGAAGAACTTGGGTGGAATCCCAATATGCATCGCAAATTCTTGTTGGATTATTATTGTCGCAGATTGGATTGGTCGCCCGCTATGGGAATGTTGTTCATGTACAACCCCAAAACTGGCGACGGCCGTATCACGGGGAGTGCGGCTTCCCTCCTAGGACTGGAGAAGGGCATCCAAACCAAAGATGAAGAGCTCATTAAAGAGGCCGTTGACAAGATCATCATGCTGCATGGGATTACCTTGGCTTTTGGAGGAATCCCCTTGATCTATGCCGGTGACGAAATTGGCACCTTGAACGATTACTCCTTTCAAACCGACGACGCCAAAAAAGGCGACAGTCGCTGGGTGAACCGCCCCATGCAGGATTGGGAGGTCATCTCACAACTGGACAAACTGGAATCGCCGCAATCCAATATTTTCCGTGCGCTACAACACCTTATCCAAATACGAAAGGAGCATGGGGTTTTTGCGGATAACAACAATTTGGAACTGTGCCACACGGGTAATGACCATATCTTTTCCTTTGAAAGAACGCAAGGCTATAAGGGACTGCTCGTACTTTGTAATTTTGACGAAAACCCTCAGGTAATCGATAGCAGTTGGATCAAAAAATTGGGCTATTTCAGTCAAGGGGATCCCGTGGATTTGGTGTCCGGTGAAAAGGTGCATTTGAACAGCGCGCTCCTGGAAGTGATGCCCTATCAGATGATTTGGCTGATGAAATCCTAAGCGTACCTCACCTTTCGTAAAATCCGTTGGGATTCCTTTAGGGATTGATACACATGAGTGTCATAGGCTTTCAGCAA is drawn from Flagellimonas sp. MMG031 and contains these coding sequences:
- a CDS encoding amylosucrase, producing the protein MNQAQLHRLLPHKGKSSQELFDQRLATNLTLIQKQFFSLYPEERYAPHFQKLLKLLPKLFLERPEVLKSQDIARLKSGNWYQSEKLMGMQLYVEHFNKDLKGLQEKIPYLKSLGVNFVHLMPITTRPKGESDGGYAVNNYLEVDPKYGSKEDLLELTTAFRKNGMYLMLDFVVNHTSNEFSWAKKAKKGDKKYQGYYYTYEDFTIPAEFEKTLPEVFPETSPGNFTYIPEMEKWVMTVFNSYQWDLNYTNPEVFLEMLTNLVKLTDMGVDVVRFDALAFLWKKIGTISQNLPEAHNLISLYRMCLQVVAPGSILLAEAIVAPTNIIKYFGEDEKQGNECEIAYNASLMALLWNSIATKKTSLLYKSLMHVPSKPKDGTWINYIRCHDDIGLGYENHLIEELGWNPNMHRKFLLDYYCRRLDWSPAMGMLFMYNPKTGDGRITGSAASLLGLEKGIQTKDEELIKEAVDKIIMLHGITLAFGGIPLIYAGDEIGTLNDYSFQTDDAKKGDSRWVNRPMQDWEVISQLDKLESPQSNIFRALQHLIQIRKEHGVFADNNNLELCHTGNDHIFSFERTQGYKGLLVLCNFDENPQVIDSSWIKKLGYFSQGDPVDLVSGEKVHLNSALLEVMPYQMIWLMKS